The following coding sequences are from one Nicotiana tabacum cultivar K326 chromosome 1, ASM71507v2, whole genome shotgun sequence window:
- the LOC107807685 gene encoding cyclic nucleotide-gated ion channel 4 isoform X2 — MTSHYEDIYSVSDDYNEDDDDDEEIVEEEEENNSQECNKFQEGRNKGELFIEFFSRNKIIDPRAQWVQEWNRVFLLACAIGLFLDPLFFYALSISESCMCLFVDGWFAVTVTALRCMTDALHVWNMWLQFKMINRSRRNHMVAQPYFKAKKGFLFDLFVILPLPQAVGACWYLLGIQRAAKCLKEQCRVTNGCGLKMLACQEPIYYGTSNLVKEKSRLIWGETSNARFTCLNNGENFDYGAYKWTVQLFANENRFEKILLPIFWGLMTLSTFGNLESTTDWLEVIFIIIVLTSGLILVTMFIGNIKVFLHATTSKKQAMQLKMRNIEWWMRRRHLPRELKQRTRNFERQKWAAMRGVDECEMIRNLPEGLRRDIKYHLCLDLVRQVPLFQHMDNLVLENICDRVKSLIFTKGETITKEGDPVQRMLFIVRGHLQSSQLLRDGVKSCCMLGPGNFSGDELLSWCLRRPFVERLPPSSSTLVTLETTEAFGLEAEDVKYVTQHFRYTFVKEKVKRSARYYSPGWRTWGAVAIQLAWRRYKHRLTLTSLSFIRPRRPLSRCSSLGEDRLRIYTALLTSPKPNQDDFDF; from the exons atgactaGTCATTACGAGGATATATACAGTGTCAGTGACGACTACAACGaggacgacgacgacgacgaagaaattgttgaagaagaagaagaaaataactcaCAAGAATGTAACAAATTTCAAGAAGGTAGAAATAAAGGAGAATTATTCATAGAATTTTTCTCAAGAAATAAGATAATAGACCCTAGAGCACAATGGGTTCAAGAATGGAACAGAGTATTTTTATTAGCATGTGCCATAGGGCTATTTTTAGACCCTTTATTTTTCTATGCTCTTTCTATAAGTGAGAGTTGCATGTGTCTCTTCGTCGACGGTTGGTTCGCCGTCACCGTGACGGCGCTCCGGTGCATGACCGATGCATTGCACGTGTGGAACATGTGGTTGCAattcaagatgatcaacagaTCGCGGCGAAATCATATGGTGGCTCAGCCATACTTTAAGGCGAAGAAGGGTTTCCTTTTTGATCTCTTTGTTATCCTCCCTTTACCCCAG GCCGTGGGAGCATGTTGGTACTTGCTAGGAATCCAAAGGGCAGCAAAATGTCTAAAAGAACAGTGCAGAGTTACAAATGGCTGTGGCCTCAAAATGTTGGCATGTCAAGAGCCAATTTACTATGGAACAAGTAATTTAGTGAAGGAAAAAAGTCGATTAATTTGGGGAGAAACCAGTAATGCAAGATTTACATGCTTAAACAATGGAGAAAATTTTGATTATGGAGCTTATAAATGGACTGTTCAACTTTTTGCAAATGAAAATCGTTTTGAGAAGATACTTCTTCCCATCTTTTGGGGTCTCATGACTCTCAG TACATTTGGGAACTTGGAGAGCACAACAGATTGGCTAGAAGTGATTTTCATAATCATCGTTCTTACCTCTGGGCTAATTCTGGTCACCATGTTTATTGGTAATATCAAG GTGTTCTTGCATGCAACAACATCAAAGAAACAGGCAATGCAACTAAAGATGAGAAATATAGAATGGTGGATGAGGAGAAGACATTTGCCTCGAGAGTTAAAGCAGAGAACTCGAAATTTTGAAAGGCAAAAATGGGCAGCAATGAGAGGAGTTGATGAATGTGAAATGATCAGAAATCTGCCTGAGGGCCTTAGGAGGGACATTAAATATCATCTGTGTTTGGACTTGGTCAGACAG GTGCCTTTGTTTCAACATATGGATAATTTGGTGCTGGAGAACATATGTGATCGCGTGAAGTCCCTGATATTTACTAAGGGCGAAACA ATAACAAAGGAGGGTGATCCAGTTCAGAGAATGTTATTTATAGTAAGAGGTCATCTACAAAGTAGCCAATTATTGAGAGATGGAGTAAAAAGTTGTTGCATGTTAGGTCCCGGCAACTTCAGCGGAGATGAACTTCTGTCGTGGTGCCTCCGGCGGCCTTTTGTAGAGCGGCTACCACCGTCATCGTCGACACTCGTGACGCTCGAGACCACCGAAGCGTTCGGGCTCGAGGCCGAAGACGTCAAGTATGTCACACAACATTTCAG GTATACATTTGTGAAAGAAAAAGTGAAGAGAAGTGCAAGATATTATTCACCAGGGTGGAGAACTTGGGGTGCTGTTGCTATTCAATTGGCTTGGAGGAGATATAAACATCGTTTAACACTTACTTCTTTGTCATTCATTAGACCAAGAAGGCCATTGTCTCGTTGTTCTTCGTTAGGAGAGGATCGACTTAGAATTTATACTGCTTTGTTAACTTCACCTAAGCCAAATCAAGATGATTTTGATTTCTAA
- the LOC107807685 gene encoding cyclic nucleotide-gated ion channel 4 isoform X1 — translation MTSHYEDIYSVSDDYNEDDDDDEEIVEEEEENNSQECNKFQEGRNKGELFIEFFSRNKIIDPRAQWVQEWNRVFLLACAIGLFLDPLFFYALSISESCMCLFVDGWFAVTVTALRCMTDALHVWNMWLQFKMINRSRRNHMVAQPYFKAKKGFLFDLFVILPLPQLVMWVGIPALLEKGSTTTVMTVLLIMFLFQYLPKIYHSVCLLRRMQNLSGYIFGTVWWGIALNTIAYFVASHAVGACWYLLGIQRAAKCLKEQCRVTNGCGLKMLACQEPIYYGTSNLVKEKSRLIWGETSNARFTCLNNGENFDYGAYKWTVQLFANENRFEKILLPIFWGLMTLSTFGNLESTTDWLEVIFIIIVLTSGLILVTMFIGNIKVFLHATTSKKQAMQLKMRNIEWWMRRRHLPRELKQRTRNFERQKWAAMRGVDECEMIRNLPEGLRRDIKYHLCLDLVRQVPLFQHMDNLVLENICDRVKSLIFTKGETITKEGDPVQRMLFIVRGHLQSSQLLRDGVKSCCMLGPGNFSGDELLSWCLRRPFVERLPPSSSTLVTLETTEAFGLEAEDVKYVTQHFRYTFVKEKVKRSARYYSPGWRTWGAVAIQLAWRRYKHRLTLTSLSFIRPRRPLSRCSSLGEDRLRIYTALLTSPKPNQDDFDF, via the exons atgactaGTCATTACGAGGATATATACAGTGTCAGTGACGACTACAACGaggacgacgacgacgacgaagaaattgttgaagaagaagaagaaaataactcaCAAGAATGTAACAAATTTCAAGAAGGTAGAAATAAAGGAGAATTATTCATAGAATTTTTCTCAAGAAATAAGATAATAGACCCTAGAGCACAATGGGTTCAAGAATGGAACAGAGTATTTTTATTAGCATGTGCCATAGGGCTATTTTTAGACCCTTTATTTTTCTATGCTCTTTCTATAAGTGAGAGTTGCATGTGTCTCTTCGTCGACGGTTGGTTCGCCGTCACCGTGACGGCGCTCCGGTGCATGACCGATGCATTGCACGTGTGGAACATGTGGTTGCAattcaagatgatcaacagaTCGCGGCGAAATCATATGGTGGCTCAGCCATACTTTAAGGCGAAGAAGGGTTTCCTTTTTGATCTCTTTGTTATCCTCCCTTTACCCCAG CTAGTGATGTGGGTAGGAATCCCAGCTCTATTGGAGAAAGGATCAACAACAACAGTGATGACAGTACTATTAATAATGTTTCTGTTTCAGTATTTGCCCAAAATCTATCACTCCGTTTGCCTCTTGAGAAGAATGCAGAATCTCTCTGGCTACATCTTTGGCACTGTTTGGTGGGGAATTGCTCTTAATACCATTGCTTATTTTGTCGCCTCGCAC GCCGTGGGAGCATGTTGGTACTTGCTAGGAATCCAAAGGGCAGCAAAATGTCTAAAAGAACAGTGCAGAGTTACAAATGGCTGTGGCCTCAAAATGTTGGCATGTCAAGAGCCAATTTACTATGGAACAAGTAATTTAGTGAAGGAAAAAAGTCGATTAATTTGGGGAGAAACCAGTAATGCAAGATTTACATGCTTAAACAATGGAGAAAATTTTGATTATGGAGCTTATAAATGGACTGTTCAACTTTTTGCAAATGAAAATCGTTTTGAGAAGATACTTCTTCCCATCTTTTGGGGTCTCATGACTCTCAG TACATTTGGGAACTTGGAGAGCACAACAGATTGGCTAGAAGTGATTTTCATAATCATCGTTCTTACCTCTGGGCTAATTCTGGTCACCATGTTTATTGGTAATATCAAG GTGTTCTTGCATGCAACAACATCAAAGAAACAGGCAATGCAACTAAAGATGAGAAATATAGAATGGTGGATGAGGAGAAGACATTTGCCTCGAGAGTTAAAGCAGAGAACTCGAAATTTTGAAAGGCAAAAATGGGCAGCAATGAGAGGAGTTGATGAATGTGAAATGATCAGAAATCTGCCTGAGGGCCTTAGGAGGGACATTAAATATCATCTGTGTTTGGACTTGGTCAGACAG GTGCCTTTGTTTCAACATATGGATAATTTGGTGCTGGAGAACATATGTGATCGCGTGAAGTCCCTGATATTTACTAAGGGCGAAACA ATAACAAAGGAGGGTGATCCAGTTCAGAGAATGTTATTTATAGTAAGAGGTCATCTACAAAGTAGCCAATTATTGAGAGATGGAGTAAAAAGTTGTTGCATGTTAGGTCCCGGCAACTTCAGCGGAGATGAACTTCTGTCGTGGTGCCTCCGGCGGCCTTTTGTAGAGCGGCTACCACCGTCATCGTCGACACTCGTGACGCTCGAGACCACCGAAGCGTTCGGGCTCGAGGCCGAAGACGTCAAGTATGTCACACAACATTTCAG GTATACATTTGTGAAAGAAAAAGTGAAGAGAAGTGCAAGATATTATTCACCAGGGTGGAGAACTTGGGGTGCTGTTGCTATTCAATTGGCTTGGAGGAGATATAAACATCGTTTAACACTTACTTCTTTGTCATTCATTAGACCAAGAAGGCCATTGTCTCGTTGTTCTTCGTTAGGAGAGGATCGACTTAGAATTTATACTGCTTTGTTAACTTCACCTAAGCCAAATCAAGATGATTTTGATTTCTAA